A DNA window from Ctenopharyngodon idella isolate HZGC_01 chromosome 8, HZGC01, whole genome shotgun sequence contains the following coding sequences:
- the LOC127518043 gene encoding uncharacterized protein LOC127518043 isoform X8 has translation MLAVHFRKWRNVTGRMQETRRCLERMRPLQDKGRMQTTFTMWRQSARERKELRRVRENLQRAQLSRCLSVWRTLVQRSALLLHYCYHRKALTLKTCLQQWSRSLQLHCLQKDFLIHQFHTRQKNTGCTMEVFKWKTRISAQELSATLLLHNTLHKWTEILVKQQLAQSHRSVQDRAVQRAFLLEWYRHTQAVFSDGVLLFTARLAHLYPSSSSSSCSDPLMSTAVPQVSLVECENCTAEDDSLERSVLTHREQHCPLLATESQHSHMSWTVSEEHRSLLSVISTISEEHKDPGDERMVYSCFWGSYDHCRLRRSKVVLLRALGRMMHPDLSLAFSQWRGLVHTNRDMRLQADLCRKSRRRKELTVVFRVWRAHTQMHCRAVQHWERRVLIHSVVQWKLMVWQRCRKHMLEQHVALTHDTSLLRHCFCTWTRLAVVPYCEQQNCAVEWMKSKAERHRLNLSFSTWVTCVSQQQTARAVYIRTLQNRVFLAWLSCVQVCKQRQASALSFSHYRLLRVCFCQWRFICAQQQLANSKEQHRFHLRVKAILQQWRKHAQYRAHRQALLCEYDERRKIFMKRRTYRMWSQAVEYFRRSQHYHQRALKYRYFFQWLHEFRHQSELLCISRELEEVLTQRLQRRAFCHWQFKLSHVHSHILHITSLIHRWEDTRHLRLYLCVWRERLVERKRARLTMHQWRQHISRARKQRNIVWRMKNMFLCWKAAFTQRVRSRDHCTQRQQRRVLLAWHKQTVSAQRLRYREAWFQYSSEMRLLAAVLIQWRRALIQGQQRKCAMESQLIVYQSRVRGRAFHRWRTAAMECRAIKTFNNRLLHKMFKRWTHSRDLLKVADMFCVKKERSEARLALTTWSLWAKEHKAQRQMGEAVSLWLEGRGVSRTFHHWVRVYQQYQKASQHRKTQFSHRAVKGRVHGLTHLYWTCWKNQTEASLLYTQQ, from the exons ATGTTAGCAG TACACTTCAGGAAGTGGAGAAATGTCACAGGAAGGATGCAGGAAACAAGGAGATGTCTGGAGAGAATGCGCCCCCTGCAGGATAAAGGTAGAATGCAGACTACATTTACAATGTGGCGTCAAAGTGCGCGGGAAAGGAAAGAGTTAAGGAGAGTACGGGAGAATTTACAAAGAGCTCAACTCTCAAG GTGTTTATCGGTGTGGAGAACACTAGTCCAACGCAGTGCATTGCTTCTGCATTACTGTTATCACAGAAAGGCTCTGACACTCAAGACATGCTTACAGCAATGGAGCAGATCTCTACAGCTACACTGTCTGCAGAAGGATTTCCTCATCCACCAGTTTCATacaagacagaaaaacacag GCTGTACGATGGAAGTGTTCAAATGGAAAACACGCATTTCAGCTCAAGAACTATCAGCAACGCTACTGCTTCACAACACTCTTCATAAGTGGACAGAGATATTAGTGAAACAACAGTTGGCACA ATCCCACAGATCAGTTCAAGATAGAGCTGTTCAGCGGGCTTTTCTTCTGGAGTGGTACAGACACACTCAGGCTGTTTTCTCTGATGGAGTTCTGCTCTTCACAGCCAGACTGGCTCATCTTTATccatcctcctcttcctcatcctGCTCTGATCCTCTTATGTCCACTGCTGTACCTCAG GTTTCTCTGGTAGAATGTGAAAACTGCACAGCAGAAGATGATAGTTTGGAGCGAAGTGTGTTGACACACAGAGAGCAACACTGCCCTCTACTTGCCACAGAATCACAGCACAGCCACATGTCATGGACTGTGTCAGAGGAACACAGATCTCTGCTGTCAGTTATCAG TACAATTTCTGAGGAACATAAAGACCCAGGAGATGAGAGAATGGTTTATAGTTGTTTCTGGGGCTCCTATGATCATTGCAGACTTCGCAGATCAAAG GTTGTGCTACTAAGAGCCCTCGGCAGGATGATGCATCCTGATTTGAGTCTGGCTTTTTCCCAGTGGAGGGGTCTAGTGCACACTAACAGAGATATGAGGCTACAGGCGGATCTCTGTAGAAAAAGCAGGAGACGTAAAGAACTGACTGTGGTTTTCAGGGTGTGGAGAGCTCATACTCAAATGCACTGCAGGGCTGTCCAGCACTGG gaGAGGAGGGTGCTCATTCATTCTGTCGTTCAGTGGAAACTAATGGTTTGGCAGAGATGCAGGAAGCATATGTTGGAACAGCATGTGGCACTTACCCATGACACCAGTCTACTCAGACACTGCTTCTGTACATGGACCAGACtg GCCGTGGTGCCATACTGTGAGCAGCAGAATTGTGCTGTTGAATGGATGAAGAGCAAAGCAGAGAGACACAGACTGAACTTGAGCTTCTCCACGTGGGTAACATGTGTAAGCCAGCAGCAGACTGCCAGAGCCGTTTATATTCGCACGCTACAGAACAG AGTGTTTTTGGCATGGCTGAGTTGTGTGCAGGTCTGTAAGCAGAGGCAGGCATCAGCTCTGTCCTTTTCACACTACAGACTCTTGCGAGTCTGTTTCTGTCAGTGGAGATTCATCTGTGCTCAGCAGCAGCTTGCCAACAGCAAAGAACAACACAGATTCCACCTGAGAGTCAAAGCCATCTTACAGCAGTGGAGAAAACATGCACAAT ATAGGGCTCATCGACAGGCTCTTCTATGTGAATATGATGAGAGGAGGAAGATTTTCATGAAGAGAAGAACATATCGAATGTGGAGCCAAGCAGTGGAATATTTCAGAAGATCTCAGCATTATCACCAAAGAGCCTTAAAATACAG ATATTTCTTTCAGTGGCTTCATGAGTTCAGGCATCAGTCAGAGCTGCTGTGTATAAGCAGAGAGCTGGAGGAGGTCCTGACGCAGAGACTACAGCGTAGAGCTTTCTGTCACTGGCAGTTCAAACTCAGCCATGTACATTCTCACATACTTCACATCACGAGTCTCATCCACCGCTGGGAAGACACTCGGCATCTCCGtctttatctgtgtgtgtggaggGAGAGACTTGTTGAGAGGAAGAGGGCCCGACTGACGATGCATCAGTGGAGACAGCACATCTCACGGGCCAGAAAGCAGAGAAACATCGTGTGGAGGATGAAAAACATGTTCCTGTGCTGGAAAGCAGCTTTTACACAGAGGGTCAGGAGCAGAGATCACTGTACACAGAGACAGCAGAGGAG GGTTCTGCTGGCATGGCACAAACAAACAGTATCAGCCCAGAGACTGAGGTACAGAGAGGCCTGGTTCCAGTACAGCAGTGAGATGAGACTGCTGGCTGCTGTACTCATACAGTGGAGAAGAGCTCTCATCCAGGGTCAACAGAGGAAGTGTGCAATGGAGAGCCAGCTCATCGTCTATCAGAGCAGGGTTAGAGGTCGAGCTTTTCATCGCTGGAGAACTGCTGCCATGGAATGTAGAGcgattaaaacatttaacaacaGATTACTTCACAAG ATGTTCAAGCGTTGGACACATAGCAGGGATTTGTTGAAAGTAGCAGACATGTTTTGTGTTAAGAAGGAAAGAAGTGAAGCCCGGTTAGCTCTAACGACGTGGTCACTGTGGGCCAAAG AACATAAAGCCCAGAGGCAGATGGGGGAGGCTGTGAGTCTCTGGCTAGAGGGCAGAGGAGTATCTAGAACTTTCCATCATTGGGTCAGAGTGTACCAACAATACCAGAAAGCTTCCCAACACAGAAAGACACAGTTTTCACACAG AGCTGTGAAGGGAAGAGTGCATGGACTGACCCATCTGTACTGGACCTGTTGGAAAAACCAAACTGAAGCATCATTGCTGTACACACAACAA TAA